From the Rhodanobacter soli genome, one window contains:
- the tdh gene encoding L-threonine 3-dehydrogenase: MPQTMKALVKRKPEQGIWMEEVPLPQVGPNEVLIKIEKTAICGTDLHIYKWDEWSQRTIKPGLTIGHEFVGRIAEIGPGVTGYKIGDRVSAEGHIVCGHCRNCRAGRQHLCPNTIGIGVNRNGAFAEYMTMPASNLWPIPDQIPSELAAFFDPYGNAAHCALEFDMIGEDVLITGAGPIGIIAAGIAKHVGARNVVVTDVNDYRLKLAADMGATRVVNVTNQSLKDVMKDLHMEGFDVGLEMSGNPRAFNDMLDCMYHGGKIALLGIQPKGAGIDWDRVIFKGLTLQGIYGRRMYETWYKMTQMVLTGFPLQKVLTHQIHIDDFQKGFDLMDAGTCGKVVCSWH; this comes from the coding sequence ATGCCGCAGACGATGAAAGCCCTGGTCAAGCGCAAGCCCGAACAGGGCATCTGGATGGAAGAAGTGCCGCTGCCGCAGGTCGGCCCGAACGAGGTATTGATCAAGATCGAGAAGACCGCGATCTGCGGCACCGACCTGCACATCTACAAGTGGGACGAGTGGAGCCAGCGCACGATCAAGCCCGGCCTGACCATCGGCCACGAATTTGTCGGCCGCATCGCGGAGATCGGCCCGGGCGTGACCGGCTACAAGATCGGCGACCGCGTCTCCGCCGAAGGGCACATCGTCTGCGGCCATTGCCGCAACTGCCGCGCCGGCCGCCAGCACCTGTGCCCGAACACGATCGGCATCGGCGTGAACCGCAACGGCGCATTCGCCGAGTACATGACCATGCCGGCCTCGAACCTGTGGCCGATCCCGGACCAGATCCCGTCCGAGCTGGCCGCGTTCTTCGACCCGTACGGCAACGCCGCGCACTGCGCGCTGGAATTCGACATGATCGGCGAAGACGTGCTGATCACCGGCGCCGGCCCGATCGGCATCATCGCCGCCGGCATCGCCAAGCACGTGGGTGCGCGCAACGTGGTGGTCACCGACGTCAACGACTATCGCCTGAAGCTGGCCGCCGACATGGGAGCCACCCGCGTGGTCAACGTCACCAACCAGTCGCTCAAGGACGTGATGAAGGACCTGCACATGGAGGGCTTCGACGTGGGCCTGGAAATGAGCGGCAACCCGCGCGCGTTCAACGACATGCTCGACTGCATGTACCACGGCGGCAAGATCGCCCTGCTCGGCATCCAGCCCAAGGGCGCCGGTATCGACTGGGACCGGGTGATCTTCAAGGGCCTCACCCTGCAGGGCATCTATGGCCGGCGCATGTACGAGACCTGGTACAAGATGACCCAGATGGTGCTGACCGGCTTCCCGCTGCAGAAGGTGCTGACCCACCAGATCCATATCGACGACTTCCAGAAGGGCTTCGACCTGATGGATGCCGGCACCTGCGGCAAGGTCGTCTGTTCCTGGCATTGA
- a CDS encoding S46 family peptidase: protein MRLKRMLWSTAVAMSLSPLAQADEGMWMPSQLPSIGQQLKAAGYRGDSAALADLTRPPLSAVVKVGGATGAFVSDQGLVLTNHHVAFGVIQYNSNAQRNLIEQGYVAASRSEELPANPDFRLRVTVGFDQVTDQVLANARGKTGRAYYGAVDAAGKALVAACEREAGMRCSVVNMFYGRDFYLVKQLELRDVRLVYAPPRAIGNYGDEVDNFMWPRHSGDFTVLRAYVGPDGKPADYSKNNKPYTPPAHLQIAREGVNAGDYVMLAGYPGTTYRHRSAAEFADQVQWRLPTAVAAMKQLQDVIEDAGEKDAQAKIRYASQLQSLKNNIKRFSGELEGLKRSDAVAVRQKDEAAMLAWLDKQATAKALRPQIDAAMTLIADGKATRERDLLLGLIQSQTQLMRSALRLQRLAHERAKPDAEREDGYQQRDEELIAGGLRQVQRRYDPAVEKRLLGALLARYQQLPAAQHVAEFDAALGRTPAELTATLDRVYAATKLGDEAQRLHWMDADAAALATADDSLLQLAAKLQPALLRIDDERKAREGDLLRLRPAYMQALIAYREQQGRAVYPDANSTLRVSYGKVTPLKARDAVGYEPLTSTAGIVEKNTGIAPFDAPKPLLDAIAKADYAGYLDPKSGVMPVNFLSNLDTTGGNSGSPVLNAKGELVGLNFDSNWEAVSASWMFDPRYKRAIHVDMRYMRWLMDKVYPAPQLLKELGVPAR, encoded by the coding sequence ATGCGATTGAAGAGGATGCTGTGGTCCACCGCGGTGGCGATGTCGTTGAGCCCGCTGGCACAGGCGGACGAGGGCATGTGGATGCCGTCGCAGTTACCGTCGATCGGCCAGCAGCTGAAGGCCGCCGGCTACCGGGGCGATTCCGCCGCGCTGGCCGACTTGACCCGGCCGCCGCTCAGCGCGGTGGTCAAGGTCGGCGGCGCCACCGGCGCCTTCGTCAGCGACCAGGGCCTGGTGCTGACCAACCACCACGTCGCGTTCGGGGTGATCCAGTACAACAGCAACGCGCAGCGCAACCTGATCGAGCAGGGCTACGTGGCGGCCAGCCGCAGCGAGGAGCTGCCGGCCAACCCGGACTTCCGCCTGCGCGTCACGGTCGGCTTCGACCAGGTTACCGACCAGGTGCTGGCCAACGCCCGCGGCAAGACCGGCCGCGCCTACTACGGCGCGGTGGATGCGGCGGGCAAGGCGCTGGTCGCCGCGTGCGAGCGCGAAGCCGGCATGCGCTGCAGCGTCGTCAACATGTTCTACGGCCGCGATTTCTACCTGGTGAAGCAACTGGAGCTGCGCGATGTGCGGCTGGTCTACGCGCCGCCGCGCGCGATCGGCAACTACGGCGACGAGGTGGACAACTTCATGTGGCCGCGCCACAGCGGCGACTTCACCGTGCTGCGCGCCTACGTCGGGCCGGACGGCAAGCCGGCGGATTACTCGAAGAACAACAAGCCCTACACGCCGCCCGCGCATCTGCAGATCGCCCGCGAAGGCGTCAACGCCGGCGATTACGTGATGCTGGCCGGCTATCCCGGCACCACCTACCGCCATCGCAGCGCCGCCGAGTTCGCCGACCAGGTGCAGTGGCGCCTGCCCACGGCGGTGGCGGCAATGAAGCAGTTGCAGGACGTGATCGAGGATGCAGGCGAAAAAGATGCCCAGGCGAAGATCCGCTACGCCTCGCAGCTGCAATCGCTGAAGAACAATATCAAGCGCTTCAGCGGCGAGCTGGAAGGCCTCAAGCGCAGCGATGCGGTCGCCGTGCGGCAAAAGGACGAAGCGGCGATGCTGGCCTGGCTGGACAAGCAGGCCACGGCGAAGGCGCTGCGCCCGCAGATTGACGCGGCGATGACGCTGATTGCCGATGGCAAAGCCACGCGCGAGCGCGACCTGCTGCTCGGCCTGATCCAGTCACAGACCCAGCTGATGCGCTCGGCGCTGCGCCTGCAGCGGTTGGCGCACGAACGCGCCAAGCCCGACGCCGAGCGCGAGGACGGCTACCAGCAACGCGACGAGGAGCTGATCGCCGGCGGCCTGCGCCAGGTCCAGCGCCGCTACGATCCGGCGGTCGAGAAGCGCTTGCTGGGCGCGTTGCTGGCCCGTTACCAGCAATTGCCCGCCGCGCAACACGTGGCGGAGTTCGATGCTGCGCTCGGCCGCACCCCAGCCGAGCTGACAGCCACGCTGGATCGCGTCTACGCCGCCACCAAACTGGGCGACGAAGCGCAGCGCCTGCACTGGATGGACGCCGACGCCGCGGCGCTGGCCACGGCCGACGACAGCCTGCTGCAACTGGCCGCGAAGCTGCAGCCCGCACTGCTGCGCATCGACGACGAACGCAAGGCGCGCGAGGGCGACTTGCTGCGGCTGCGCCCGGCTTACATGCAGGCATTGATCGCCTATCGCGAACAGCAGGGCCGCGCGGTGTATCCGGATGCGAACTCCACCCTGCGCGTGAGCTACGGCAAGGTCACCCCGCTGAAGGCACGCGACGCGGTGGGCTACGAGCCGCTGACCAGCACCGCCGGCATCGTCGAGAAGAACACCGGCATCGCGCCGTTCGATGCGCCGAAGCCGCTGCTGGACGCGATCGCCAAAGCCGACTACGCCGGCTACCTGGATCCGAAGTCCGGCGTGATGCCGGTGAACTTCCTCAGTAACCTCGACACCACCGGCGGCAACTCCGGCTCGCCGGTGCTGAATGCGAAGGGCGAACTGGTCGGCCTCAACTTCGACAGCAACTGGGAAGCGGTCAGCGCCAGCTGGATGTTCGACCCGCGCTACAAGCGCGCGATCCACGTCGACATGCGCTACATGCGCTGGTTGATGGACAAGGTCTACCCGGCGCCGCAACTGCTGAAGGAATTGGGCGTGCCGGCGCGCTGA